The following proteins are encoded in a genomic region of Streptomyces sp. NBC_01723:
- a CDS encoding twitching motility protein PilT, whose amino-acid sequence MSHVVYDSGALIAAAKNDRRFLGRHKALLLGGHIPLVPAGVLAQCWDGRASAAMLHRTLSGCRVTPLTESGAKAAAVLCHRNKTSDVIDATVVLASIAYDDAPILTDDLGDIRALAACAGRERIHVECP is encoded by the coding sequence ATGAGTCACGTGGTCTACGACAGCGGCGCGCTGATCGCCGCCGCGAAGAACGACCGGCGGTTTCTCGGTCGCCACAAGGCGTTGCTGCTGGGCGGGCACATCCCACTGGTCCCGGCGGGTGTGCTGGCGCAGTGCTGGGACGGGCGTGCTTCGGCGGCGATGCTGCACCGGACGCTGAGCGGCTGCCGGGTGACTCCGTTGACGGAGTCCGGGGCGAAGGCGGCAGCCGTGCTCTGCCACCGGAACAAGACCTCCGACGTCATCGACGCCACCGTCGTCCTCGCCTCCATCGCCTACGACGACGCCCCCATCCTCACGGACGACCTGGGCGACATCCGCGCCCTGGCCGCCTGCGCGGGCCGGGAGCGGATCCACGTGGAGTGCCCGTGA
- a CDS encoding FG-GAP repeat domain-containing protein, translating into MSHARSSRHRLATAVAAVLAVTAGITGAAVAAPDALSPGGTARAAGTQAQPAAESVIAFPTGHRIVGATASGYLTLDSATGGHSWVRASDGAVSDLPSSASVLATGYGDLAAVHSDLVHIELRDLATGQEVFRLPLDHAAGVRYAGAAGQAVFSTDSRATEAPGLRMHTRGAASVAVTGLPADASGLSVRPGTSAHALVTYSTGASVRYWGLIDLATGAVTETGRSTRPAGTGDIAVSATYVAWVDGGGGEIPPSVVVRTRATGETQRVPLMTVRTPQIEIGLQGDHLVFGERFGLTADWPSSLHAPVAHDLKRKVDTKLLDHFTSAEASPDGTLYLRGGTVAEGEGLYRFSPGVNGGEPTTTLVARTGEPTKLTLAGHNVPDVVDLSRDSGLFDFRWTLSRNNVEGRVTLRHIRTRETTTVGISDTSSPDFGFVWSGDLGSEPISAPNGDYTWEISARPINGIGPALTETGTFRVVRSAAAPHDFTDNGSPDLLARDASGRMWRSDSYLERLDGEGKLISGTDVLVGGGWNTYDRTEATGDIGGAATGDLVARDKEGVLWLYLGNGDGTFATRSRVGGGWGVYDEIAAGSDVTNDGKADLLATDKDGTLWLYKGTGDWRAPFAGRIKAGTGYGVYNQITATGDIGGAETGDLIARDTSGVLWLHLGKGDGTFAARTRIGGGWDAYGDTVGIGDANHDGHPDLYAGGTYAEQYFYPGTGDWRAPFAGRQATTFFATRPDPTALS; encoded by the coding sequence TTGTCTCACGCACGATCGTCCAGACATCGGCTCGCGACCGCCGTCGCCGCCGTCCTCGCCGTCACCGCCGGGATCACCGGCGCAGCCGTCGCGGCTCCGGACGCTTTGTCTCCGGGCGGGACGGCTCGGGCCGCCGGGACGCAGGCCCAGCCGGCAGCCGAGTCCGTCATCGCGTTCCCGACCGGCCACAGGATCGTCGGAGCCACGGCTTCGGGCTACCTGACGCTGGACAGCGCGACGGGCGGCCACTCGTGGGTGCGGGCGTCGGACGGCGCCGTGTCCGACCTGCCCTCCTCGGCCTCCGTCCTGGCCACCGGGTACGGCGATCTGGCCGCCGTGCACTCAGATCTCGTCCACATCGAGCTGCGGGACCTGGCGACCGGCCAGGAGGTCTTCCGCCTCCCTCTCGATCATGCCGCCGGTGTCCGTTACGCGGGTGCCGCGGGCCAGGCGGTCTTCAGTACGGATTCCAGGGCCACGGAGGCCCCCGGCCTGCGCATGCACACCAGGGGCGCCGCGTCCGTCGCGGTGACCGGCCTCCCGGCCGACGCGAGCGGACTCAGCGTCCGGCCGGGCACGTCCGCCCACGCCCTTGTCACCTACAGCACCGGTGCGTCCGTGCGGTACTGGGGCCTGATCGACCTCGCGACCGGTGCCGTGACCGAAACCGGCCGGTCGACCCGGCCCGCGGGCACCGGGGACATCGCCGTCTCCGCCACGTACGTGGCCTGGGTCGACGGCGGTGGGGGCGAGATTCCGCCGAGCGTGGTGGTCCGTACCCGTGCCACCGGGGAGACCCAGCGGGTCCCGCTCATGACCGTGCGCACACCCCAGATCGAGATCGGGCTCCAGGGCGACCACCTCGTGTTCGGTGAGCGTTTCGGGCTCACCGCCGACTGGCCGAGCTCGCTCCACGCCCCGGTGGCCCACGACCTGAAGCGCAAGGTGGACACCAAGCTCCTGGACCACTTCACCTCCGCCGAGGCCTCCCCCGACGGCACGCTCTACCTCCGCGGCGGCACCGTCGCCGAAGGCGAGGGGCTCTACCGCTTCTCGCCCGGCGTGAACGGCGGGGAACCCACGACGACCCTCGTGGCGCGCACCGGAGAGCCGACGAAGCTCACCCTGGCCGGCCACAACGTCCCCGACGTTGTGGACCTCAGCCGCGACTCCGGCCTCTTCGATTTCCGGTGGACACTCTCCAGGAACAATGTGGAGGGGAGGGTGACCCTGCGCCACATCCGTACCCGCGAGACCACCACGGTGGGGATATCCGACACCTCGTCGCCGGATTTCGGCTTCGTCTGGTCGGGCGACCTCGGCTCCGAGCCGATCAGCGCCCCCAACGGCGACTACACGTGGGAGATCTCGGCCCGGCCGATCAACGGCATCGGCCCGGCGCTGACCGAGACCGGTACGTTCAGGGTCGTCCGCTCGGCCGCCGCGCCGCACGACTTCACCGACAACGGCAGCCCCGACCTCCTGGCACGGGACGCTTCGGGCCGCATGTGGCGCTCGGACTCCTACCTCGAACGCCTCGACGGGGAGGGCAAGCTGATCTCCGGCACCGACGTACTCGTCGGCGGCGGCTGGAACACCTACGACCGTACTGAGGCCACCGGTGACATCGGTGGCGCGGCCACCGGTGACCTCGTCGCCCGCGACAAGGAGGGCGTGCTCTGGCTCTACCTCGGCAACGGTGACGGCACCTTCGCCACCCGCAGCCGCGTCGGCGGAGGCTGGGGCGTCTACGACGAGATCGCCGCGGGAAGCGACGTCACCAACGACGGCAAGGCCGACCTGCTGGCCACCGACAAGGACGGCACCCTGTGGCTCTACAAGGGCACCGGTGACTGGCGCGCGCCCTTCGCCGGGCGGATCAAGGCGGGTACGGGCTACGGCGTCTACAACCAGATCACCGCGACGGGCGACATCGGCGGCGCCGAGACCGGGGACCTGATTGCCCGCGACACCTCCGGTGTCCTCTGGCTCCACCTCGGCAAGGGCGACGGCACCTTCGCCGCCCGCACCCGGATCGGCGGCGGCTGGGACGCGTACGGCGACACCGTGGGCATCGGCGACGCCAACCACGACGGGCACCCCGATCTGTACGCCGGCGGAACCTACGCCGAGCAGTACTTCTACCCGGGCACCGGCGACTGGCGCGCGCCCTTCGCGGGCCGCCAGGCCACCACCTTCTTCGCGACCCGGCCGGACCCCACGGCGCTTTCCTGA